In Sphaeramia orbicularis chromosome 15, fSphaOr1.1, whole genome shotgun sequence, a single genomic region encodes these proteins:
- the kcnk1b gene encoding potassium channel subfamily K member 1b — MLQSLASNSCVRLIQTHKSTWYFISLVLGYVLYLIFGAVVFSSVELPYEDLLRQELRAIKKQFLQENECLSEERLERFLKKALEASNYGVSILNNASVNWNWDFTSALFFASTVLSTTGYGHTAPLSDGGKAFCIIYSVIGIPFTLLFLTAVVQRIMVFSTRRPIMYIHTRWGLSKPLVAIVHATLLALLAVSCFFLIPAAIFSALEENWNFLESFYFCFISLSTIGLGDYVPGEAADQKFRELYKVGITVYLILGLIVMLVVLETFCELQQLKQLRKMFYLKKEKPQDRLAILEHDHLSFTTVSNRATAHNEDKTQPFVSVPALASPNDDPMIQ, encoded by the exons atgcttCAGTCTCTAGCCAGTAATTCATGCGTGCGATTGATACAGACTCACAAATCAACCTGGTATTTTATTTCTCTAGTCTTGGGCTATGTTTTGTATCTAATATTCGGCGCTGTTGTGTTTTCTTCGGTTGAGCTGCCTTATGAAGACCTTCTGCGCCAAGAGCTGAGGGCCATTAAAAAACAGTTCCTTCAGGAAAATGAATGTCTCTCCGAGGAGCGTCTGGAGCGGTTTCTAAAGAAAGCATTGGAGGCCAGTAATTATGGGGTTTCCATCCTCAATAACGCATCAGTCAACTGGAACTGGGACTTCACCTCTGCGTTGTTTTTCGCCAGCACCGTATTGTCCACCACAG GTTATGGTCACACCGCACCACTGTCAGATGGCGGTAAGGCCTTCTGCATTATCTACTCAGTGATTGGTATTCCcttcaccctcctcttcctcactgcCGTGGTGCAAAGGATCATGGTATTCAGCACTCGGAGGCCGATCATGTACATCCACACACGCTGGGGTCTTTCCAAACCGCTGGTGGCCATTGTTCACGCAACCCTGCTAGCCTTGTTGGCCGTCTCTTGCTTCTTCCTCATTCCCGCCGCAATCTTCTCAGCGCTGGAGGAGAACTGGAACTTTCTCGAGTCCTTCTACTTCTGCTTCATCTCCCTCAGCACCATCGGCCTTGGAGACTATGTTCCCGGAGAAGCTGCGGATCAGAAATTCAGGGAGCTCTACAAAGTGGGAATCACTG TTTACCTTATCCTGGGTCTTATCGTCATGCTCGTGGTGCTTGAGACCTTCTGTGAGCTGCAGCAACTAAAGCAATTGAGGAAAATGTTCTACCTGAAGAAGGAGAAGCCGCAGGACCGCTTGGCCATTTTGGAGCACGATCACCTGTCCTTCACGACTGTGTCCAACAGAGCCACAGCCCACAACGAAGACAAAACTCAACCATTCGTCAGTGTCCCAGCTCTGGCCTCTCCTAACGACGATCCTATGATCCAGTAA